One genomic segment of Paenibacillus xylanexedens includes these proteins:
- the hrcA gene encoding heat-inducible transcriptional repressor HrcA: MLTERQRMILNAIVDDYIRSAEPVGSRSISKRGDVGYSPATIRNEMADLEDMGFLEQPHTSAGRIPSHKGYRYYVDHLVPWNQVEPQELDDLKSFFAEKLNVMEQVIQHASNILSHMTNYTSILLGPEVFHTSLRHFQLLPLNESEAVAIIVTNTGQVENKTVQIPPEISVAEMENVVRLLNTKLVGVPIYKLKSRLYTELGQEMERHITRYEEVMQVLNSAFDNEHDNRLFLSGATNMLTQPEFKDIEKVKDILDLLEETPTLMKLMMPVPGGSGIQVRIGTENDHEAFANCSLITASYSLDGEALGSIGILGPTRMDYARVIHILNTLSRDLTAMLTHRFK, translated from the coding sequence ATGTTAACAGAGCGTCAACGAATGATTCTGAACGCTATAGTGGATGACTATATCCGTTCAGCTGAGCCCGTAGGGTCCCGGAGCATTTCCAAAAGGGGAGATGTTGGATACAGTCCGGCGACGATCCGTAATGAAATGGCGGACCTTGAAGATATGGGTTTCCTGGAACAGCCGCATACATCGGCAGGACGCATTCCTTCTCATAAAGGCTATCGATATTATGTCGATCATTTGGTCCCTTGGAATCAGGTGGAGCCTCAAGAGTTGGATGATCTGAAGTCATTCTTTGCTGAAAAACTGAACGTCATGGAACAAGTTATTCAGCATGCATCCAATATTTTGTCACATATGACGAATTATACTTCGATCCTGCTTGGACCGGAAGTATTCCATACGTCCTTACGTCACTTCCAATTGCTTCCGCTGAACGAGAGTGAAGCTGTGGCGATCATTGTGACCAATACAGGTCAAGTGGAGAACAAGACGGTTCAGATTCCACCAGAAATCTCGGTAGCCGAGATGGAAAATGTGGTTCGCTTGTTAAATACCAAGCTTGTGGGCGTACCAATCTACAAATTGAAATCCCGTCTTTATACCGAACTTGGGCAAGAGATGGAACGGCATATTACACGTTACGAGGAAGTTATGCAGGTGCTGAACAGTGCCTTTGACAATGAGCATGATAATCGTCTGTTCCTCAGTGGTGCCACCAATATGTTGACTCAACCGGAGTTTAAAGATATCGAAAAGGTAAAAGATATTCTTGACCTGCTGGAAGAGACACCAACACTCATGAAATTGATGATGCCCGTGCCGGGTGGATCTGGTATTCAAGTGCGAATCGGCACTGAAAATGATCATGAAGCCTTTGCCAACTGCAGCCTGATTACAGCCTCCTATTCATTGGACGGTGAGGCTTTGGGTTCGATCGGTATTCTAGGACCCACGCGGATGGATTATGCACGTGTCATTCATATTCTAAATACACTATCCCGTGACTTGACGGCGATGCTGACACATCGTTTCAAATAA
- the grpE gene encoding nucleotide exchange factor GrpE, with amino-acid sequence MKEEQSFTEEQEVTATEQEPINEAGAAEAQAEEMAGQEQDELARLKAGAEEQQQRYVRAQADFDNFRRRTQKEKEELAKYASMKLVTELVPVIDNFERAMATVPEGAEVESFSKGIQMIFRQLETVMNNEGLTAMESVGQPFNPEFHQAIMQVESDEYEEGIVVEEVQKGYMLKDKVLRPAMVKVSS; translated from the coding sequence TTGAAAGAGGAGCAATCATTTACAGAAGAACAAGAGGTAACAGCAACTGAGCAGGAGCCTATTAATGAAGCTGGCGCTGCAGAAGCACAAGCTGAAGAGATGGCTGGTCAGGAGCAGGATGAGCTTGCACGTCTGAAGGCAGGAGCTGAGGAGCAACAACAGCGTTATGTCCGTGCACAGGCTGATTTTGATAACTTCCGTCGTCGTACGCAGAAGGAAAAAGAAGAATTGGCTAAATACGCTTCGATGAAGCTGGTCACCGAACTGGTACCGGTTATTGATAACTTCGAGCGCGCCATGGCTACTGTACCGGAAGGAGCAGAGGTCGAATCTTTCTCCAAGGGCATCCAAATGATTTTCCGTCAATTGGAAACCGTGATGAATAATGAAGGTCTGACGGCTATGGAATCGGTAGGACAACCGTTCAATCCTGAATTCCACCAAGCAATTATGCAAGTGGAGAGCGACGAGTACGAAGAAGGTATCGTTGTTGAGGAAGTCCAAAAAGGCTACATGCTGAAAGATAAAGTGCTTCGTCCAGCTATGGTTAAAGTCAGCTCATAA
- the lepA gene encoding translation elongation factor 4: MTDIRARQRKIRNFSIIAHIDHGKSTLADRILEHTGALTSREMQEQVLDKMDLERERGITIKLQAVALTYKADDGEEYLLNLIDTPGHVDFTYEVSRSLAACEGALLVVDAAQGIEAQTLANVYLALDNNLEILPVINKIDLPSADPERVKQEVEDVIGLDTSNAVLASAKSGIGIKEILEQVVKSVPAPTGDPDQPLKALIFDSHYDPYKGVIVYVRVVDGKIKSGSKIKMMATGKSFEVIEVGAFKPRMTIVDELNVGDVGFIVAGIRHVGDTQVGDTVTDAKNPTLEPLPGYRKINPMVYCGLYPIETSDYVDLREALEKLQLNDASLSFEPETSSALGFGFRCGFLGLLHMDVIQERIEREFNIPLITTAPSVIYHVTLTNGEVMKIDNPSNYPEVGRIDYVEEPYVKADIIVPNDYVGTIMELCQTKRGEYVNMEYLDTTRVTITYEIPLSEIVYDFFDQLKSGTKGYASLDYELSGYRQSNLAKMDIVLNGEQVDALSFIVHRDRAYNRGRIVCEKLRELIPRQMFEVPIQASVGTKVVARETVKAMRKNVLAKCYGGDISRKRKLLEKQKEGKKRMKQVGNVEVPQEAFMAVLKIDD, encoded by the coding sequence ATGACTGACATTCGGGCAAGACAACGTAAAATTCGTAACTTTTCTATTATTGCACATATAGATCACGGCAAATCAACACTTGCGGACCGGATCTTGGAGCACACAGGTGCGCTCACTTCACGTGAAATGCAGGAACAAGTTCTGGATAAAATGGACCTTGAACGTGAACGTGGAATAACGATCAAGCTACAAGCAGTAGCCTTGACTTACAAAGCGGATGATGGTGAAGAGTATTTATTGAATCTGATTGATACACCGGGACACGTAGACTTCACGTATGAAGTATCACGCAGTCTTGCTGCATGTGAAGGTGCTCTGCTGGTTGTGGATGCGGCTCAGGGAATTGAAGCCCAAACACTTGCCAACGTGTATCTGGCATTGGATAACAATCTTGAAATTTTACCGGTTATCAACAAAATTGACCTTCCGAGCGCTGATCCTGAACGGGTGAAGCAGGAAGTGGAAGATGTTATTGGTTTGGACACAAGTAATGCGGTTTTGGCTTCGGCCAAATCAGGAATCGGAATCAAAGAAATTTTGGAACAAGTGGTGAAAAGTGTTCCAGCACCAACTGGTGATCCTGACCAGCCTTTGAAAGCGCTGATTTTTGACTCGCACTACGACCCGTACAAAGGTGTAATCGTATATGTGCGTGTTGTTGACGGCAAAATCAAATCCGGTTCCAAAATCAAAATGATGGCAACGGGTAAATCATTTGAAGTCATTGAAGTTGGAGCGTTCAAACCTCGTATGACCATCGTGGACGAGCTGAACGTCGGGGATGTTGGATTTATCGTTGCAGGTATCCGGCATGTTGGCGATACACAAGTCGGGGATACAGTAACGGATGCCAAAAATCCAACACTGGAACCTTTGCCGGGTTATCGTAAAATTAACCCAATGGTGTATTGTGGTCTCTATCCGATCGAAACATCGGACTATGTTGATCTGCGTGAAGCGTTGGAGAAATTGCAGTTAAACGATGCGTCTCTGAGCTTTGAACCGGAAACATCCAGTGCACTCGGTTTTGGATTCCGTTGCGGATTCCTTGGACTGCTTCACATGGACGTTATCCAGGAGCGGATCGAGCGGGAGTTTAACATTCCGTTGATCACAACGGCACCAAGTGTAATCTATCACGTCACCTTAACGAATGGTGAAGTGATGAAAATCGACAACCCATCCAACTATCCTGAGGTGGGACGGATTGATTACGTCGAGGAACCATACGTCAAGGCAGATATAATCGTACCGAATGATTATGTAGGTACGATTATGGAGCTGTGTCAGACTAAACGCGGTGAATATGTAAATATGGAATATCTGGACACAACCCGGGTTACCATTACCTATGAGATTCCGTTGTCCGAGATTGTATATGACTTCTTCGACCAGTTGAAATCCGGTACCAAAGGATATGCATCTCTGGATTATGAGCTGTCCGGTTACCGTCAGTCCAATCTGGCGAAAATGGATATTGTACTCAATGGCGAACAGGTGGATGCTCTGTCTTTCATCGTTCACCGTGACCGTGCCTATAATCGCGGACGCATTGTCTGTGAGAAACTGCGCGAGCTGATTCCACGGCAAATGTTCGAGGTGCCAATTCAGGCATCTGTAGGTACCAAGGTCGTTGCTCGTGAGACGGTAAAAGCAATGCGTAAAAACGTACTTGCCAAGTGTTATGGCGGTGACATCTCGCGGAAACGGAAACTGCTTGAGAAGCAGAAGGAAGGTAAGAAGCGGATGAAGCAGGTTGGTAACGTTGAGGTGCCACAAGAGGCATTCATGGCGGTACTGAAAATTGATGATTAA
- the hemW gene encoding radical SAM family heme chaperone HemW — translation MTLAAHSRKTGAPQAVYLHIPFCTNKCFYCDFNSYVLKDQPVMQYLEALEREMEHTVKANPPGEIKTIFVGGGTPTALKPDEMAVFLRSVKTYFPNWADDIEFSMEANPGTTDAEKLAAMKEGGVNRVSFGVQAFQNDLLTGIGRIHNTDDVYRSLENARKAGLNNLSIDLMFGLPNQTVEMLNESIDKALELDLPHYSIYSLKVEENTLFHTLYQKNQLPLPHEDDELEMYLLLMRRMKEAGYGQYEISNFAKPGFESRHNITYWRNEDYYGLGAGAHGYVGRERHMNIKGINPYVEASRAGLPRLDHFEIARPEAMEDYLMVGLRMLEGASASRFSEQFGESMEEVFAKPLGKMLNAGLLERTADGFRLSEQGILFGNDVFAEFIGSISLNS, via the coding sequence ATGACATTGGCAGCACACAGCCGGAAGACAGGTGCGCCCCAAGCGGTGTATCTTCACATTCCCTTTTGCACGAATAAATGTTTTTATTGCGACTTTAACTCCTACGTTCTGAAAGATCAGCCCGTGATGCAATATCTCGAAGCGCTGGAACGGGAGATGGAACATACAGTTAAGGCCAATCCACCGGGTGAGATCAAGACTATATTTGTAGGTGGGGGTACGCCAACAGCTCTGAAACCGGATGAGATGGCAGTATTTCTTCGTTCCGTGAAGACGTATTTCCCAAATTGGGCGGACGATATTGAATTTTCGATGGAAGCCAACCCGGGAACAACGGATGCGGAGAAACTCGCTGCGATGAAAGAAGGCGGCGTCAACCGTGTCAGCTTTGGCGTGCAGGCTTTTCAGAATGATCTGCTGACAGGCATTGGCCGTATTCATAATACGGATGATGTATATCGCAGTTTGGAGAATGCTCGAAAAGCAGGCTTGAATAACCTGTCCATTGACCTGATGTTTGGTTTGCCAAACCAGACTGTTGAAATGTTGAATGAGAGTATCGACAAAGCGCTGGAACTGGATCTGCCGCATTACTCCATCTACAGCCTGAAAGTGGAAGAGAATACACTTTTCCATACCCTGTATCAGAAGAACCAGTTACCACTTCCTCATGAAGATGATGAGCTGGAGATGTATCTTCTATTAATGAGACGTATGAAAGAAGCAGGTTATGGACAATACGAGATCAGTAACTTTGCCAAGCCGGGCTTTGAGAGTCGTCACAATATTACCTACTGGCGTAATGAGGACTACTATGGTCTGGGTGCAGGTGCACATGGATATGTGGGCCGCGAACGGCATATGAATATTAAAGGTATAAATCCTTATGTTGAAGCTTCACGAGCAGGGCTGCCTCGTCTGGATCATTTTGAGATTGCTCGCCCGGAAGCCATGGAAGATTATCTGATGGTTGGACTGCGAATGTTGGAGGGAGCTTCGGCCTCACGCTTTAGCGAACAGTTCGGAGAGTCCATGGAAGAAGTGTTTGCGAAGCCTTTGGGCAAAATGTTGAACGCAGGGTTGCTTGAGCGGACGGCAGACGGCTTCCGACTGAGCGAGCAGGGTATCCTGTTCGGAAATGACGTTTTTGCGGAGTTTATCGGGTCCATATCGCTGAATTCATAG
- the dnaJ gene encoding molecular chaperone DnaJ → MAEKRDYYEVLGVSKTANDDEIKKAYRKLARQYHPDVNKAADAEAKFKEVKEAYDVVSDGQKRAQYDQYGHVDPNQGGFGGGGDFGGGGFGDIFDMFFGGGGGGRRDPNAPQRGNDLQYTMTIEFKEAVFGKETDITIPRTEGCDTCHGSGAKPGTKPETCSVCQGSGQQEVVQNTPFGRMVNRRACSNCSGSGQIIKEKCTTCSGSGKVRKQRKIHVRIPAGVDDGAQLRMTGEGEGGLRGGPAGDLYIVIRVKSHDFFEREGDDIYCEIPLTFAQAALGDEVEIPTLTEKVKLKVPAGTQTGTYFRLKGKGVPRLRGMGQGDQHVKVVVVTPSKLNDEQKDLLRQIASLDGEQTHEHEQSFFDRVKRAFRGD, encoded by the coding sequence GTGGCTGAAAAGCGTGATTATTATGAGGTGCTTGGCGTTAGTAAAACGGCTAACGACGATGAGATTAAAAAGGCTTACCGTAAGCTTGCCCGTCAGTATCACCCTGACGTAAACAAGGCTGCTGATGCGGAAGCTAAATTTAAAGAAGTTAAAGAAGCTTACGACGTAGTGAGTGACGGTCAGAAGCGTGCACAATATGATCAATATGGTCATGTCGATCCGAATCAAGGTGGATTCGGTGGTGGCGGTGATTTTGGCGGCGGCGGATTTGGCGACATCTTCGATATGTTCTTTGGCGGCGGTGGCGGTGGACGACGTGATCCAAATGCTCCGCAACGGGGGAATGATCTGCAGTACACGATGACAATTGAGTTCAAGGAAGCTGTATTCGGTAAAGAAACCGATATTACGATTCCGCGTACCGAAGGCTGTGATACCTGTCATGGCTCAGGTGCCAAACCTGGAACGAAACCGGAAACCTGCTCGGTCTGCCAAGGTAGCGGTCAGCAGGAAGTCGTGCAAAATACACCGTTTGGTCGTATGGTTAATCGTCGTGCATGTTCGAACTGTAGCGGTTCGGGTCAAATTATCAAAGAAAAATGTACAACGTGCAGTGGCAGCGGTAAAGTTCGCAAGCAACGTAAAATCCATGTCCGCATTCCAGCGGGTGTAGATGATGGCGCGCAACTGCGTATGACAGGCGAGGGTGAAGGCGGCCTGCGTGGCGGACCAGCGGGAGATCTGTATATTGTCATTCGCGTGAAATCACATGATTTCTTTGAGCGTGAAGGCGACGATATTTATTGCGAAATCCCACTTACCTTTGCTCAGGCAGCTCTGGGAGATGAAGTTGAGATCCCGACGCTCACCGAGAAAGTGAAGTTGAAAGTACCAGCTGGTACACAAACGGGAACGTATTTCCGCCTCAAAGGCAAAGGTGTACCACGCCTGCGCGGTATGGGGCAAGGGGATCAGCATGTGAAAGTGGTTGTGGTTACACCTAGTAAGCTGAATGATGAGCAGAAAGATCTGCTTCGCCAAATTGCTTCGCTGGATGGAGAGCAAACACATGAGCATGAACAATCTTTCTTTGATAGAGTGAAACGCGCCTTCCGCGGCGACTGA
- the dnaK gene encoding molecular chaperone DnaK — MSKVIGIDLGTTNSCVAVMEGGEAVVIPNPEGARTTPSVVGFKKDGERVVGETAKRQAITNPDRTIMSIKRHMGTSHKETIDSKDYSAQEISAIILQKLKTDAEAYLGQTVTQAVITVPAYFNDSQRQATKDAGKIAGLEVLRIVNEPTAAALAYGMEKSEDQTILVYDLGGGTFDVSILELGDGFFEVKATSGDNKLGGDDFDQVIIDYLVSEFKKDQGIDLSKDKAAVQRLKDAAEKAKKELSGVLTTTISLPFITVADGVPQHLELNLSRAKFEEISAGLVERTLEPTRRALSDAGMTANDIDKIVLVGGSTRIPAVQEAIKKLTGKEPHKGVNPDEVVALGAAVQAGVLTGDVKDVVLLDVTPLSLGIETAGGVFTKMIERNTTIPTSKSQVFSTYADNQPSVEIHVLQGEREMAAGNKSLGRFMLGDIPPAPRGVPQIEVSFDIDANGIVNVSATDKGTNKTQKITITSSSGLSDAEVEQMMKDAELHAEEDKKRRELVEAKNSADQLIYSVDKTIKDLGEKADAGEVEKANAAKEKLQGVLASDNLEDIKAATEELTEIVQQLSVKLYEQAQAQEQEAQGAEEQQGSAKRDNVVDADYEVVDEDKKQN, encoded by the coding sequence ATGAGCAAAGTAATTGGTATTGACTTAGGAACAACAAACTCATGCGTAGCAGTAATGGAAGGCGGCGAGGCTGTCGTAATTCCAAATCCGGAGGGCGCACGTACCACTCCATCCGTAGTTGGTTTCAAAAAGGATGGAGAGCGCGTTGTTGGTGAAACAGCAAAACGTCAAGCGATCACCAATCCGGATCGTACCATCATGTCGATCAAACGTCACATGGGTACTTCCCACAAGGAAACAATCGATAGCAAAGACTACTCCGCACAAGAGATCTCTGCAATCATTCTGCAAAAATTGAAAACTGATGCTGAAGCTTATCTGGGTCAAACGGTAACTCAAGCAGTTATCACTGTACCAGCTTACTTCAATGACAGTCAGCGCCAAGCGACTAAAGATGCGGGTAAAATTGCAGGTTTGGAAGTTCTGCGTATCGTCAACGAGCCAACAGCAGCAGCTTTGGCATACGGTATGGAGAAATCCGAAGACCAAACGATCCTCGTATATGACCTGGGTGGCGGTACGTTCGACGTATCCATTCTTGAACTGGGTGATGGCTTCTTCGAAGTTAAAGCAACTAGCGGGGACAACAAACTAGGCGGGGATGACTTTGACCAAGTAATCATTGATTACCTCGTAAGTGAATTCAAAAAAGATCAAGGCATTGACTTGAGTAAAGATAAAGCAGCGGTTCAACGTTTGAAAGATGCAGCGGAAAAAGCGAAAAAAGAACTTTCCGGCGTATTGACTACAACGATCTCCTTGCCGTTCATCACAGTTGCTGATGGCGTTCCTCAGCATTTGGAGTTGAACCTGAGCCGTGCGAAATTTGAAGAAATCTCTGCAGGTCTGGTTGAGCGTACGCTTGAACCAACTCGTCGTGCATTGAGTGATGCGGGTATGACAGCTAACGATATCGACAAGATCGTATTGGTTGGTGGTTCCACACGTATTCCTGCAGTACAAGAAGCAATCAAAAAACTGACGGGTAAAGAGCCACACAAAGGTGTTAACCCGGATGAAGTTGTAGCTTTGGGTGCTGCTGTACAAGCGGGCGTACTGACAGGTGACGTGAAAGACGTTGTATTGCTCGACGTAACGCCATTGTCCCTGGGTATCGAAACAGCGGGTGGCGTATTTACTAAAATGATCGAGCGTAACACTACGATCCCTACAAGCAAATCTCAAGTGTTCTCCACGTATGCAGACAATCAACCAAGCGTTGAGATTCATGTTCTGCAAGGTGAGCGTGAGATGGCAGCGGGTAACAAATCGCTTGGACGTTTCATGTTGGGTGATATTCCACCAGCTCCACGTGGCGTTCCACAGATCGAAGTTAGCTTCGATATTGATGCCAACGGTATCGTTAACGTATCTGCAACAGATAAAGGTACGAACAAAACTCAAAAAATCACAATCACTTCTTCCAGCGGTTTGAGCGATGCTGAAGTGGAGCAAATGATGAAAGATGCTGAGTTGCACGCTGAAGAAGATAAAAAACGCAGAGAACTCGTTGAAGCGAAAAACAGTGCAGATCAATTGATCTACTCTGTTGACAAAACGATCAAAGATCTTGGCGAAAAAGCAGATGCTGGCGAAGTTGAAAAAGCAAATGCTGCCAAAGAAAAACTGCAAGGCGTTCTGGCTTCCGACAACCTGGAAGATATCAAAGCTGCTACAGAAGAACTGACAGAGATCGTTCAACAACTGTCCGTGAAACTGTATGAGCAAGCTCAGGCGCAAGAGCAAGAAGCACAAGGTGCTGAAGAGCAACAAGGTTCTGCTAAACGTGACAACGTCGTAGACGCTGATTACGAAGTTGTGGATGAAGATAAAAAACAAAACTAA
- a CDS encoding N-acetyltransferase: MSVICRKAVPEDVEPLYEMIKGYAERGIMLPRSREILHRQLEHFVVAEVDGGVVGCGSLCRLGNDLVEVRSLGISEGHKGLGIGSRLLDRLVEEAEKLQIPKVMALTYEVSFFLKNGFAVVEKEIFPEKVWTDCVHCSKQDCCDEIAVLKELNVSA; this comes from the coding sequence ATGTCGGTAATATGCAGAAAAGCCGTGCCGGAAGATGTTGAACCACTGTATGAAATGATTAAGGGCTATGCAGAGCGTGGGATCATGCTTCCGCGATCACGGGAAATACTGCACCGACAGCTGGAGCACTTTGTTGTAGCCGAAGTTGATGGTGGAGTGGTGGGTTGCGGATCGCTTTGTCGTCTGGGGAATGATTTGGTGGAAGTCAGATCACTCGGTATCTCGGAAGGACACAAAGGGCTCGGTATTGGCTCCCGATTGCTGGACCGACTGGTAGAAGAAGCGGAGAAACTACAGATTCCTAAGGTTATGGCGTTGACATATGAAGTATCCTTCTTCCTCAAAAACGGCTTTGCCGTAGTGGAAAAAGAGATTTTCCCTGAGAAAGTATGGACCGACTGTGTTCATTGCAGCAAGCAAGATTGTTGCGATGAGATCGCGGTATTAAAAGAGCTTAACGTTTCAGCATAA